TTTTAGTTGATGTTTGGTAACCTTGAATGAGAAATCTGTGCCCTCACCCTTGATGTCCACATTACCATTCTGAAAAACTTTAGTAACTAGAAAAGGATCTTTCCATCGGGACTCTTGTTTCCCTAGAACTAACTTGAAACTGGTATTCAGCAACCACACCTTTTTACCAGGCTGTATTTTTGCACAACTTGGACTGCTTCGCAATTTTTTATTGCCCTTGacatttaaatgttttttatcaATCTGGTGGCAAATCACATTTTGAGTCTTTATGGGCAGCTTGCTAGTAGATGATATGGTCACAAAATTGGCATGTGGTAAACCATTTAATACATCAACACGTATGCATTCTTGCTTGTCACCTGAATGTATGCTTGCTTCAAACAACTTGAAAACAACAATTTGATCTTCAAACCAGAATGTTAATGTTCCGGCTTCCACATCAATAAGAGTTCGGGCTGTTGCCAGGAATTGGCGGCCCAAAATGATGGGTGTTGTCAAATCCTCATCCATGTCCAATACCATAAAATCAGCCGGTAAATATAAATTGTCAACCTTCacaataacatcttcaatgactcCTCTAGGGTAGGTAATTGAATAGTCAGCCAATTGAATACTACTAGAGGTTGGCTTCAACTCACCTTCACCTAAACGTTTAAAAACAGAATAAGGGATTAAGTTTACactagcacctaaatcaattaaagcactTTTAAAATCAGAATTGCCAATGGTACAAGAGATAgtaaaactccctggatctttTTTCTTTGGAGGCAATTTATGCAATAAGATTGCACTGCATTGTTCTGTAAGAATTACTTTTTCGGAATCCacaagcttctttttctttgtacaaacgtccttcaaaaacttggcataaggTGGAATGTTCTTGATTGCATCAATTAATGGAAGATTAATTTGAACTTTAGCCAAAGTCTTCATGAAATCTGTCAACTGTTGATCTTTAGCTTTAGGCTTCAACCTTTCGGGATAAGGCATAGGAGGCACCTAAACACGTTCTGCAGTTTTTGTGGTAGCTTCTGCAGTATTTTCGGATCTATCTTGTGGCTGCCCAGAATCTGCAGAAATTTCAGAATCTGCAAAAATTGCAGATTTAGTTTGGGGCAGTTATGCTGCCCGCGAATTTCCAACAGAATTTTCTTGTCTATTGTCATAACTTTTGCCAGACCGTAAAGTATGTACAACATTGCATTCTTCTCGTCCTCTTGGATTAGGTACTGTTTGACTAGGAAATGTACCCAGTGCTCTTTCTGAAACCTACAAAGCAATTTGCCCAATTTGTTTTTCCATGCTTTTCATTGATGCATGCAGATTCTGGATTTCTTGACTGGTAGTATTTGctaatttttcaattgcaacctcccaagcagcctttggtGCAGCAAGTTGTTGTACCAGCTGTTGAAATTGAGGCCTAGAGTGCTGATCTTTGTCCCACTTTAAATTAGGATGATCTCTCTAACCTGGGTTGTAGAAATTTGAATACGGGTCATATCGGGGATGTTggaaattgttaaatgcattaaCCTACTCTGCTGTAAAATCTGGACAAACATCTTTATGTGGGCAGCTCATAAAATCATGAGTTATCATGTTGCAAATGCTGCAGGCAGCTTGTAAGGGCTGCTGTACAGCAACCTGTGAACCTGGTATTCTTTGtaataacatgtcaaattttgcatCAAATCTTTCAagctttttctccattttttcaatttgtgccGACACATATGGtgaaccattagacatctaaaAAACAAACCTAGATTGTGGCTGCTCAACTGCCCACTGTTGTGTATCTATTGCcatttttcaaataacaaacaagccTTTTGTGCATTTTTATCTTTGTACGAACCTCCGCATGAAACGTTGACAAGAGTTTTTGTAGTCATATTCAACCCtataaaaaatatatgcatCTGATCAGTACTGTTAATACCCGAATGTGGACATTTTCTAATCAACTCCTTGAACCGCTCCCACGCCTCATGAAactcttcatttggtttttgggcaAAAGATAAAATCTGAGTTCTCATGTCAAGAGTCTTAGAAGCCGGATAATACTTGTTTAAAATTTTTTCACTAAGTTGGGCCCCAGTACTAATGCTTCCAGATAGGAGTGTGAGGAGCCTTCTCCTCGCTTGATCTTTTAGAGTGTATGGAAATAAACGGAGTTTAATTGATTCGGCTGAAAATCCCCGCACCAAAATATTCTTGCATCCCATTAAAAATTCAGCAATATGCATGTTTGGATCGTCAGATGATAACCCATGGAATGTAGGTAGAATATTCAACatgtgctgctttatttcaaatGTAGACCCTTCCTCCATTGCCGGATAAGTAATGCAACTTGGTATATTTGTGGTATGGGCTGTTAAAGATTCATCCAAAGGCTGACCTGCCTCTGGAATAACGAATGCCATTTTTCCTTTACTGTGCAGATTCCCATAAATTGAAGACTGCAGAAAAGTCCCCTGCAGAGAAGGAACCCACTGCAAATTTTTCTCCCTTTTTAAAGTCTGCTCGAGTTTTGGATCGAAAGGAAGCAATTTCTGCACTATTGAACGGGTGCTGACCATGCACATATTATCTTTGTAATCTGCAATGTACTTCTGTAAtctgtgaaaaataaaataaaaatgaaaattaattttttttatatgtataaacagcaataattaattgaaaatctgattagtagggattattttaaataatccctggcaacggcgccattttcttgatagggattttactacttatgtgaatgggctaaaaactcctattatacttgcaagaataacaaggttgttgttgtataaacgGTTCTTGCAAGGTCATTCTCCatagggattattaaataattcgaaacaaaccaaatttcaattaattattgtaaagtagaaatttaggtgattgattttataacctaattaaaataaaaacgaaattaataaattaaaataaacaaactgCAATATTAGAACtagcaagaaaagaaaacagttttaggagaatcaaattaagaaaacactagagtttcaccatcacctagcaatcctatgaacttttaccaattacttatgatctacacatgccactttgaaggttagattttcctaattcatattctactgggaacctccaacatagaacgtatatctaacatgcaacccgtccggacgttcggatcaaatatgaacatgaaagactcattatgctttatgaaaatcctttggaaaaccatgcaacccttaagatgtggtgttcatcctaagtgaaattacaattattaatcacaagaagctagcgtcaatttcaaggaaccttccgaccaaaattgcatcaaattacttttctaaatatcctaatggtaatcaggcattaagacaattagatagtttttatcctggtgattaacaattcaaagtatacatgcaatcaatcataagcaattaaataaaaatcacatattcatgctaaggctcaaggcttcgccctagcaaaagaaattagttacgcatattcataattgaaatcatagataatataattaagaaaaggattgaaagcaccttcaagtagaaaatctccaaaaccctagcaattctctctgtctccaaaattgaaTAAAAGAAAGCGTAGCCAAAAAAAAATGTGGTAGACGGCTAAGCCATATATTTGCTAAaccaccacacaaaccctaatccccataaaaaaaacataaccctaaataagaatggtaaaattcgtccaaaatctgaacagccaagttttggacccataagctgctccaaaactggcccaatatagctggatctaatgtttgaaatattctgaacacttctccagaaggccacaaatccatccgaggtcatcttgggctccaaaaacgcaatttaagcccaaaaacgtcattttccagcactgcgcattgCTCTTTTATTTTAACGCCAGAAAATAatcgcttggtggaaaaatcccaaattttgatatgatcaagctaagtgactcacgaacgtcctccaactagaattactccaaaatttgtccatttggtcctgttttgctccagaggaagtcgaaagtgctatattgaaaataaaattcaaagtatcaaaattcttccaaaatattaaccaaaatatactaagattaggataaaatatataatataaaatctaatCATCAGATGGCATCTCTAGTATCACCCTTACTACATTTGTTCTCATGAACTATCTGTAGTTATGTCTGCTTAATTTTGCAGTGATGTTTTCTGTAAGAACTTTTGCTCTACCATGTCATGTTGTTTCTCGTCTTAAAACGTTTGTATATATAAAgattatcgatatttaatatCTTTAACGGCGGCGTTCGTCTTGGACCCTAAGAAGTTCAGGACCGCAGAGACCAACTCAGTCTAACAAAACCCTAGTGAAAACAAGAAAAACGTCTTACTTCACATACTTCTCGAAAGCAACCGATCTACCATCACCAAACTCAGAAAGAAAACCAAATGCATGCACCGCCCTCAGCACCTGCCATCATCAAACTGATCTGTTTGTTTATTTACCATGGATGTATCTGTTTCCTTATGGGGGTATTTACTATGCATAAATGCTGTACagattgttttaatttttatggatTCATATGATCCTTTTTTCAGATTACTGTTCTTGTTTCTGCCTGATCTGTATAAGGGAATACTAGgacatacaaataaaaaatgtctCTTCTAATAAACCAAGATATGAACAAAATTTAATAATCATTGGGATGTTTTATATTCTATGAATGCATGAACTACAAGCTCCTCTTTTATTAATAGACATGGAAATTATGGTCAAATTACCTAAGCTATCTCCCTAATAGATGTTGACAAGGCTTAAGAAAATAACCAATACCGACAAAATATAGAGAATCTTACTTTCATAATACAGAGAACGTTACAGCAGTATTCATATGAATTGAGAACGTTACAGTAGTATTCACGTGAAATGAGAACGTTATAGCAGTATTCACGTGAATTGTCTTTAGTCACGTCATTTTTTTGTTCTGGTGCAGCTATTGCTGTAATGTCTCATGAACTATTTGTGGTTATGTACAACTTTTGCAGAGATGTAACTGTTCTAGTTTCTATACTAATGTAACCGTAGCTGCACTGCTCTAGTTAACTATTTGCGGCTCTTGCTAACTTTTATATTGATGTAAGCGCTGCTGCAGTTTTCTCGTGAACTATTTGTAGTCCTGTCTAATTTTTGTAGTGATGTAACCATTAATGTATAATCTCTTGTGagttggttttgatttttttttaaatatgttatGTTGGGACCTTTATGCAACAATCTTTCCTCAACCATGCCATGCTGCTTTTGTTGGACCATGTCCCCTTTTGGTCTCTTAAATACTAATGGATGCTCTAAGAGCTTCATTTTGCAATTAACTATTTATCCttttatgtatataaattttaaaaagaaaagaatttatCGGTATTTATCTTGGGTCTCGTAAAACTTGGGCCTGAGGACGGTAGAGACCAGCCCAGTCAAACATAACTTtagcaaaaacaagaaaaacgttttgcttcacatgcttacagaaaacaacaaaagctcCAGCTATCGTCATAAAAAACCTCTGCAACAAAGCCAAATGAATGCACCACCACCTGCTGCCATCATCAAAAACTGAGCACAAACCCCCACATGCACCACCTCCCATTCCAACTGATATAAACTCAACCAGAAATCAATTTCAGATCGACCCAAATCATGGAGCAGCAGACGGTGGTGGAAAACAAGCCCAACCTCCCAACGGAGATTATTTCCGACATCCTCTCACGGCTGCCGGCCAAGTTGCTCTGCCGCTTCAAGTGTGTCTCAAAGACCTGGATTTCTCTGATCACCGACCCCAGCTTTGCCCAAGTTCACTACAAAAAAGTCTGTGAGAATGATGAAGTGCTTTCCCAAAGAAGAAGAGTTGCACTCGTTGATCCTGGGCTGAACTCAATTTACTCTTTTGACCTCGACGAGTTCCTCGTTCGTAACGACGACGGCCGTGATTTTCTCTTGGTTTCTGAGGAGGAGATGGAGTGTGTTTACAGCAGTGACAGCCCAGAAAACTTTGTAATGTTGGTGTCTGCATGCAAGGGTTTGCTGTTTTTTGCATTGCAGAATTTGGAGATGTATTTAATCAACCCTGCAATAAGGCAGTCCAAGAAAATCCCCACACCGCCGGAGTTTGGCGTGGGGGTTTTCTCTAAGTACCTctttgggtttggatttgatgACAATGCTGATGATTACAAGGTCGTTTTTGGGCGGTGCTTCGAGGATGGGATTGATTTCGGTGTCCATGGGGTGAAAACGGGTGCATGGCGTGTGATCGAGGGGCGGTTTCCCTACAGAAGGATTTTCAATGACGACTCGAAGGGGACTTTGTTGAATGGGGGCTTCCATTGGTTGACGAGAAGAACCGGAGGACAAACTCCGACGATCATGTCTTTCCGtttagaggaggaggaggttcgAGAAATTCAAATGCCGCGTGATTTTGTTGAGGAAGATTTTACTTATTATAGTCTTGGGGCGTTCAGGGGGTGCCTGTGTGTATCACTATGGACTCTGCAAGATGTAGGACAACATGAGTTTTGGGTGATGAAGGAATATGGAGTGAGAGAGTCTTGGACCAGAATCAAGCTCTCCCTTACCATGATCGATTCTGGCAATATAATGCCTACCCCATACCGGAAGAACGATCACGATATGTTGTTCGCCAAGTGGGTTAGCGAATTGTGCTTGTACAATTTCAATGATCACAGCTTTCTCACTCTCCCGATTCCCCAATTTCATGAACTTCGCGATGCTGAGGTCTACTTGGAGAGCGTTGTTTCGCCTAATTAGTGTCACCAAGTTGACAAAGAACATCAAGGAAAACAAGGTACTCCCATTTTGTATCCTCGCCATCTCCTGTAATTTAGATGTATTGTTACTGTGTTAGTTGCATAACgctcattttttaaatttgtgaCGAGGAGATTTCGCAGTtaagttgattgattatgctcttaatgatgtttctttctgATACATGTTCTTCCTGTTACCTGTAGTTTGCTACAGAAGTTGTGAATCatactttcttttgttttgatttcatCACATGTGGTCCTGTCTCTTTCCATATGTAAAAACACGTCAGCCTCAGGCCTCAGTACCCAAATCAAAGCCATGGTCGAATTGGATGTTTAGTTTTCTCATAAACAAATCTCATTCAGGTAATCCGTACATAATAAGCCGATATCGAGGACCTTGTAGCTAAGCGTTTGGATCCATATATATCTTAGTGGTACTTGTGTTCAAAGAAAGGAGAGATGTCAAGATAGTTGGCTCTCCCCTGACAGGGACGGGGGCAGCCTCCGGGCTTATGTGTTAACAAAACATACAGTTAGTCTATAATAATTCAAGTTTTTCTGATTCATTTTATGACTGGCTCAAATTTCCCAAAGAATTCTTAGACGAGAGATAGTAAGTGCTTTAATTTGCTCATACACTCAATTATTGTGGATGTAAATGCCTCTCAAGGTGATGGTTTCTTGTCTGTTGTTGAAGGAAACTCACTGAAGAAAATGCACTAGGGATACTCAGCAGCTTGAAGCTATGGCAACGTCGGAATCAAGTCTTCGAGGTTTGAAGAGCTTTCCAAAGAGACGATAAGCAACGAGTTTGAGTTGATGATGTTTCTCAGGCCTACTGTAGTTTACTTGTAGTGTTGTACCATGCCGTCCCGTTTGTAGGAAGTTCAGAAAACCTTATGCTACTCGTGTTTGTTGAAGTGTAAGACTCTACCTCTTTCTTTGTCCAGCAGAGGGAACTTGCTCTTTGCTTTGTATGAgtattttagttttgttttcaaaacctTTATGAGTACCTTACTTTGACCACATTGAGTTCGCAAACAATAATGCTATTCATGCCAAATTTTTGTTTCACATTTTAATACCACATGACATGGCGAACGATAATGTGTACACGTCACGCCAATTAACGATTGTATCACATCGGATGTTGATTGTATATATCATGGTATTAAAATGTTATACAACATGTGGTATGTCTAGCATAATAGCATTACTAAGTGTTATTAAATTGTGATTCCTTTTCTTGAAATGGGCCTGGTGCTAGAACTTCACTTGGGTTGCAGTTCTAGTCAATAAGAACTTTGGCAACCATCAAAATCTCAGTGAGTGTCAAAACGCTGTCAAACAGAGGATGACGTCAAAATTGAATGATGAATGTCGAAAACAAAATGTGAGtggtattaaaatatttttaggaAAAGTAGGTTTCATGAAATAAAACTGGAAGCATAGGTTGGTTGGTTAATTTGCATCCAAAGCGTTAGTAATTAGTAtgtaagagaaagaaaaatagaaaaaggaaacaaaaaggtATAGAATATTAACAAGTTAATAGAACACTGGTTCCCCACTTTCTACGCTCTTAAATTTAGACACATACTTGTTATGGGTTGCTTATATAAATCTGTTTGGGCTTGAAATATAAGTTTGGGCCATTAATGAGCAATCTGAAGTAGGAACTCTTGATACTAGGCCCAACATTGGTTCTATAAGCCGAGGGCGTTGTAGCCCAAAATGATGTTAGCTCAACCGAGTTCTTATGACTGAAGGACTATCCAAGGATCACGTTTGAGCATGGCTTGGTCGAATCCTTGATGGGTTGAAACTGTTATGGATTGACAATTATTTTGATATGATGAAATTATTAGAATGATCAGAATTCATGTTTAATCATATAAGAATGAATTGAGCTCAGAAAGAGACTAGGTCCAAAGTCCTAGATTGAATGAAGAAGCCGAGACTGGATAAGGGTGTAGCTTCAGCTAAGGGAAGATAATTTGTAATATTCAGGTAAATGCTGAGGAAGCTTAGTCATATAGAGACTCTGCCTCGGCAGACTTATTTAACCTCAATGCCTtacctataaatagaagaggcttTGCAACAAGAAATGATCTTTAATTCAATACACAAATCAACGATGTACGCGAAACCCTCGCACATCCTGAGAAAAAACTAACGGCTTACTAACCCCTCCATGTTGGCATATATTCAGTTTGGTTAAGTATCACTTTGTCAACAACCGACAACACCTCCAGTTTGGTTAAATAACATTGGAGCACTAAAACCTGTTTGGCCTAAGAGACATTCAGTTTGGTTAAACATCACTCTCCTATCCTTATtagttacctatccaagtctcagccGGTGAAGAGTTTTTTATTCTCTCGCCAACAAAGGTCACTTCATTAGCTTTCCAACGAATTAGAGTGTTCTATGATTGGTTACTCCTAGAtacatttcaaaatttgacatTAATTCGACATTTATTCGACTGAACAACTTTCACCATAAAGACACTTATTTTCTTTAAGTATCCTTGTCATTATAGCCTAATATTGATTCAGTGCACTTATATTTTCACTAATATAGTTGAAGTTGCTAAGCCCAGTGTAGAGGATCCTAAACTTCACAGCTAGATTaacaaccttgtcttcaggttttaAGAACCCTATACCTAGAGTGTTCTTTCCTAGGCCTAAGTTGCTCGATCCAAAAGTCAACAGCACGATTCGATGCCACCACTACATTCATCTTACTCACCCGATTCACCTTGGTAGCGAGTTGGCATGCCCGCATCAACCACAAgaaagacgtagttagctctTAGTTACTTGGCATGCGCGTCACGTAGGCTTTGTTATTTTTAGGgttaacattttggcacgccaaGTAGGACTAGTGCTAAAAGctacgaagttcatgaccaACAAAACTCAAtttgtagaaagaaaaaaagacaatAATGGAAAAATCATCTATTAATCAAGCAATTGTGTCTACCGGTGTAGAAATTGCACAGAACCTTCCCGTCGTCGTCACGCCAGATCCTACAGCTCGTCGAGAAATAGAAATAAATCTTGGTGGCTATACATTATCGTTAGCGACTATTGTGCAGATAACCAAGCTTGCCGATTTTTAACCCCCAAAGGGGTCGGTCGACAAAGAAGACGATGAGACCTCTAACGTACCTCTTAAAATTTTTACTCGGCACAAATTCACCGAGCATACCATGTAGCTTGACATTGCTTTGGAGCGTGAAATTGGTCGGCTCAGTCATAAACAAGATACAGCCAATCAGCACATTGAGGAAATAAAGTGGAGTCACGATGAAACTAACCATTGGCTGACTGCGTTATTCGCTGAGATTCGACAGACTCAATTAGATGCTATTAATGAGAAACAATCGCTGAAGACAGCCTATGTGAAGAAAAAGATCAACCATGGTGGAGAAGTACCTTTGCTACCATATCAGTTTGAGGGCAGTTCAAGTGGAAACAAATCCAATGTAGAATTTCCTCACGGGCCGCCACCATTGGGTGGGGCACAACAAGAATTGACGAGAATGGGGATCACATGACAATTGACATGGACGAGATTCAAAGAATGATCATCTCGGCTGTGAAAAAAAGGGCAGTTGATCTCACAATTCATCCACCCTTATCCTCAATATGTCAAGAAGTTTGAATATCCTCGAGGTTGAAGAATTCCTAATTTTAGTCTATTTTTTGGCAAATCAAAACTCTCTGCTTTGGAACATGTCGCTCGGTTCATTGCCCAATGTGGAGATGTCGACCATAACTTTCATAAGTGGCGGCTTTTCAGCTCTTCTCTGACTTCGGTCGCTTTTTCACGTTATATTAACATGTCGTCAAACAGTGCAAAATCGGGATGATTTAGTCAGGAAGTTTCATGAACAATTATACCGAGTTGGAATGAAAGTCTCGGTTTCatagttggagaagatggcctAAGAACCAAATGAATCATCTATCTAGTATCTATGTCGCTTCAAGTGAGCTAAAAACTGGTGCTGGGTTCCTCTGCTTGAGCCAGAATATGTTCGGATAGCCCAGAACGGCCTCGACATGGAGTTCTAAAAGAAATTTCTAGGCATGGACTTTAgtgatatgtatgaattggccAAACATGTTGGTATGACTCattgcttagagaagaaaacgCAATCAAAACAATTTTCCCATAAACACTGTATAAGAATCTAATCGTGAGTTACACCTCAGCTCGAGACATGGGTgctgtttggattaaaacttgaactttgggctcaaggaaGGAGCTGGCCCGAAAGGAGGCCCAAAGGGAAAGATAGCCAGAGCCcagtcaaagcccagaaggcaaaAAAAgaccttttctgacttggtgcagctcatgaagaccacttgcttacctacccaaaagccaagtggtgtagactgatcagctacacagcccataaagcactttatggtggcattacatgtaaaatagctgatgagtcatcaccctcaaaccgtattcgggcaaggctgctgctacagaaggccaagccgagttgtctatataagaagaaagaaaaaccaggaataaggacactcaatcaaacaaacaaatgcaagcacaaactctgctcaaagccagatttgccttcaaaacaaagctgtagtcagccttcatccctctcgggacaagccttcatccttcGCGGGATAACTCTCCCTCcaaacctttgtaatagctctgctaccctgttcaaccttgctgtagtatcgattcatcttttgtaatctctctctctatccctctaagctttcagacccttgacaaaactacaaagataggaacctacaAGACGAGCAGCCTTacccgaccttctttgttttgtttttgtcttttcaatatgttgtatacatccagttatatgcaagttatttctagcaatatgactattaaaaggctttctcaatacttgaatccgatttgaatagatcttcagtgttcaaaccagatccaagtcctaaaccctcgggcatgtaaatctgatcagttaaaagtccttggcctcaaggcataaaaaagaactttatgtggacttaacccatccacgacagtccttgataaacgagaagtccgaagttacttggggcgcaagtaatcgacctaccctctagttttatttctattatgttATGATTATCATATAACGCTTGAGCATGGAGTGGATTctgatggaaagcctcaaggcctacacctaaggccccacaaatgcatccatttggattcattccgttctgcgATCTAGAGAGTCtaagtataagaatgaactctgatgggaagcctcaaggcctacacctaaggccccacaaaggcacctatttgggttcattctacttcttggactcgggtaatcagaagtataatagttagaaaactccggcaatcacgagaacaaatatgatgtgttcgagtactggtttagttatttatgggaagcctcaaggcctacacctaaggccccacgaaggcacctgttataactaacacggtttatcggatatatacatatatacaactaaaactcgacatccattttacatctgccatgctgaagatggcagtggcacgcctgagca
This window of the Malus domestica chromosome 03, GDT2T_hap1 genome carries:
- the LOC103424462 gene encoding uncharacterized protein, which encodes MPYPERLKPKAKDQQLTDFMKTLAKVQINLPLIDAIKNIPPYAKFLKDVCTKKKKLVDSEKVILTEQCSAILLHKLPPKKKDPGSFTISCTIGNSDFKSALIDLGASVNLIPYSVFKRLGEGELKPTSSSIQLADYSITYPRGVIEDVIVKVDNLYLPADFMVLDMDEDLTTPIILGRQFLATARTLIDVEAGTLTFWFEDQIVVFKLFEASIHSGDKQECIRVDVLNGLPHANFVTISSTSKLPIKTQNVICHQIDKKHLNVKGNKKLRSSPSCAKIQPGKKVWLLNTSFKLVLGKQESRWKDPFLVTKVFQNGNVDIKGEGTDFSFKVTKHQLKPCIGKFGASKSLTLKEPVI
- the LOC103424452 gene encoding F-box/kelch-repeat protein At3g06240-like is translated as MEQQTVVENKPNLPTEIISDILSRLPAKLLCRFKCVSKTWISLITDPSFAQVHYKKVCENDEVLSQRRRVALVDPGLNSIYSFDLDEFLVRNDDGRDFLLVSEEEMECVYSSDSPENFVMLVSACKGLLFFALQNLEMYLINPAIRQSKKIPTPPEFGVGVFSKYLFGFGFDDNADDYKVVFGRCFEDGIDFGVHGVKTGAWRVIEGRFPYRRIFNDDSKGTLLNGGFHWLTRRTGGQTPTIMSFRLEEEEVREIQMPRDFVEEDFTYYSLGAFRGCLCVSLWTLQDVGQHEFWVMKEYGVRESWTRIKLSLTMIDSGNIMPTPYRKNDHDMLFAKWVSELCLYNFNDHSFLTLPIPQFHELRDAEVYLESVVSPN